A section of the Streptomyces sp. SLBN-118 genome encodes:
- the cobT gene encoding nicotinate-nucleotide--dimethylbenzimidazole phosphoribosyltransferase: protein MTDTGQIPGEGLPENAGMVEQPGIPAPGAYTYLDPSGNGSEEDDLLLMPGAQGAWSDPQPMQSVQPAQPVQAMQSVSSVQSVQPVQSGQSALSGQQGPVAQGPAAHGSLGSMGSVGAVGSVGQAPVAVPPPAPTDQISRISQTSAPEHFVSEHHGAESFVSEAHAEASVAVQKPAGPEFAAPEYAAAEFAAPAPVVPEFQEERPVSEPVAEQAPVAEAVAEAVTPAPPVFDTHESGAHEAGGRDSGSVDLNGVRIPPTSATPTPPPARRPLHMGPPLPDTSGGVVRSLADRGPAGARPPVMAVANPGPPTAGPEYLDTPHEGAAAVLPGPQLGEIPPQGGTPWDPQPPQFHTPPPAPAVPVVPESAPVTAVPPVVAEAPTVASEPEPQAHAEAEPEPEQPSSGQFVRVDGSLPTTPHLAPTPVPAVVQAEPEPVPEPVAEAEVAAVITEPEAEPQPVPAPQPGPEPEPGAQAGPILVPAPRDGSPELLDEAVPEAVSEPAAVPVAESAAVAGPSAAAEEVVVAEEPAPVPEPEPEPVPVPEPVAAGRAAAPGYDDAEREAVLRVMRERRDIRNGFRSDPIPHEVLLRVLEAAHTAPSVGHSQPWDFVVIRSAETRRTMHELAQRQREAYAKSLPKGRAKQFKELKIEAILDTPVNIVVTADPTRGGRHTLGRHTQPQMAPYSSALAVENLWLAARAEGLGVGWVSFFDEREMVRALGLPEHLEVVAYLCVGYVDEFPEEPELMQAGWSKRRPLSWVVHEETYGRRALPGEEPHDLLQETVSNIRPLDAKALGEAWERQKRMTKPAGALGMLEIISAQLSGLSRMCPPPIPEPAAVAIFAGDHGVHAQGVTAWPQEVTAQMVANFLGGGAVCNAFANQVGAEVCVIDVGVAGDLPATPGLLPRKVRPGTADFTTGPALSREDVLSAVEVGIETARDLVAAGNKALLTGEMGIANTTVSAALIAVYTGIDPSEITGRGTGINDEMHARKVDVVRRALELHAPDPADPIGVLSAVGGLEHAALVGFILGGASLRTPVVLDGVSAGAAALVARAIAPEALAACIAGHRSAEPGHVAALNKLGLRPLVDLDLRLGEGTGALLALPVVQSAARAMHEVATFDSAGVTEK, encoded by the coding sequence AAGAGGACGATCTGCTGCTGATGCCGGGCGCGCAGGGGGCGTGGAGCGATCCGCAGCCGATGCAGTCCGTGCAGCCGGCGCAGCCTGTCCAGGCGATGCAGTCCGTGTCGTCGGTCCAGTCCGTCCAGCCTGTCCAGTCGGGGCAGTCCGCCCTTTCCGGGCAGCAGGGCCCGGTGGCCCAGGGGCCGGCCGCTCACGGGTCCCTGGGATCCATGGGGTCCGTGGGGGCCGTGGGGTCCGTGGGGCAGGCCCCGGTGGCCGTGCCGCCGCCCGCGCCGACGGACCAGATCTCTCGGATCTCTCAGACCTCCGCTCCCGAGCATTTTGTTTCCGAGCACCATGGGGCCGAGTCCTTTGTGTCCGAGGCTCATGCGGAGGCGTCCGTGGCGGTGCAGAAGCCTGCTGGACCGGAGTTCGCGGCGCCGGAGTACGCGGCAGCCGAGTTCGCCGCGCCCGCGCCGGTTGTGCCCGAGTTCCAGGAAGAGCGGCCCGTATCCGAGCCTGTCGCCGAACAGGCGCCGGTCGCCGAGGCGGTGGCCGAGGCGGTGACACCCGCCCCGCCCGTCTTCGACACGCACGAGTCCGGCGCGCACGAGGCCGGGGGCCGGGATTCCGGTTCCGTCGACCTCAATGGCGTACGCATTCCGCCCACATCGGCCACCCCGACTCCGCCGCCCGCGCGACGTCCGCTGCACATGGGTCCGCCGCTGCCCGACACCTCGGGCGGAGTGGTGCGCTCGCTCGCCGACCGCGGTCCGGCGGGCGCGCGCCCGCCCGTCATGGCGGTGGCCAACCCCGGCCCGCCCACGGCGGGACCGGAGTACCTCGACACCCCGCACGAGGGGGCGGCTGCCGTGCTGCCCGGACCGCAGCTCGGCGAGATTCCGCCGCAGGGCGGGACTCCTTGGGATCCTCAGCCCCCGCAGTTCCACACGCCTCCTCCGGCACCGGCAGTACCCGTCGTCCCGGAGTCCGCTCCTGTCACGGCGGTCCCTCCCGTTGTCGCCGAGGCTCCCACCGTCGCTTCCGAGCCCGAGCCGCAGGCGCACGCGGAGGCGGAGCCCGAGCCCGAGCAGCCGTCGTCCGGACAGTTCGTCCGGGTCGACGGGTCGCTGCCCACCACTCCGCACCTCGCGCCGACGCCGGTTCCCGCGGTGGTGCAGGCCGAGCCCGAACCGGTGCCCGAGCCCGTGGCGGAGGCAGAGGTCGCCGCAGTGATCACCGAGCCGGAGGCGGAGCCGCAGCCGGTGCCGGCGCCGCAGCCGGGGCCGGAGCCGGAGCCGGGTGCTCAGGCGGGGCCGATCCTCGTACCCGCGCCGCGCGACGGCTCCCCGGAACTGCTCGACGAGGCGGTTCCCGAAGCGGTTTCCGAGCCCGCCGCCGTACCTGTCGCCGAGTCTGCCGCCGTGGCCGGGCCGAGCGCGGCTGCCGAGGAGGTCGTCGTGGCCGAAGAGCCCGCACCCGTGCCCGAGCCGGAGCCGGAGCCCGTCCCCGTGCCCGAGCCGGTTGCCGCCGGCCGCGCGGCCGCGCCCGGCTACGACGACGCCGAGCGCGAGGCCGTCCTTCGCGTCATGCGCGAACGCCGGGACATCCGGAACGGCTTCCGCAGCGACCCCATCCCGCACGAAGTGCTGCTGCGCGTCCTGGAAGCCGCCCACACGGCGCCCAGCGTCGGCCACTCCCAGCCCTGGGACTTCGTTGTCATCCGCTCCGCCGAGACCCGGCGGACCATGCACGAACTCGCCCAGCGGCAGCGCGAGGCGTACGCGAAGTCGCTTCCGAAGGGCAGAGCCAAGCAGTTCAAGGAACTGAAGATCGAGGCGATCCTCGACACGCCTGTCAACATCGTGGTCACCGCCGACCCGACGCGCGGCGGCCGCCACACGCTGGGTCGTCACACCCAGCCGCAGATGGCCCCGTACTCCTCCGCCCTCGCCGTCGAGAACCTGTGGCTCGCCGCCCGCGCGGAAGGCCTCGGCGTCGGCTGGGTCAGTTTCTTCGACGAGCGCGAGATGGTGCGCGCGCTGGGGCTGCCGGAGCACCTCGAGGTCGTTGCGTACCTGTGCGTCGGTTACGTCGACGAATTCCCCGAGGAGCCCGAACTGATGCAGGCGGGCTGGTCCAAGCGCCGCCCGCTGTCGTGGGTCGTCCATGAGGAGACGTACGGGCGTCGCGCCCTGCCCGGCGAGGAGCCCCACGACCTCCTTCAGGAGACTGTCTCCAACATCCGCCCGCTCGACGCGAAGGCGCTCGGCGAGGCGTGGGAGCGGCAGAAGCGGATGACCAAGCCCGCGGGCGCGCTCGGGATGCTGGAGATCATCTCCGCGCAGCTGAGCGGACTGTCGCGGATGTGCCCGCCGCCGATCCCGGAGCCCGCGGCTGTCGCGATCTTCGCGGGCGACCACGGGGTGCACGCGCAGGGCGTCACCGCCTGGCCGCAGGAGGTCACGGCCCAGATGGTCGCCAACTTCCTCGGCGGTGGCGCGGTCTGCAACGCCTTCGCCAACCAGGTGGGCGCGGAAGTCTGCGTCATCGACGTCGGCGTGGCCGGGGATCTGCCCGCCACCCCGGGACTGCTGCCGCGCAAGGTCCGGCCCGGCACGGCCGACTTCACGACCGGGCCCGCGCTGAGCCGCGAGGACGTCCTCTCCGCAGTCGAGGTCGGCATCGAGACGGCGCGGGATCTGGTCGCGGCGGGCAACAAGGCGCTGCTCACCGGTGAGATGGGCATCGCGAACACGACGGTCTCGGCCGCGCTCATCGCCGTCTACACGGGCATCGACCCGAGCGAGATCACCGGCCGCGGTACGGGCATCAACGACGAGATGCACGCGCGCAAGGTCGACGTGGTGCGCCGCGCGCTCGAACTCCACGCGCCCGACCCGGCCGACCCGATCGGCGTCCTGTCGGCGGTCGGCGGCCTGGAACACGCCGCACTGGTCGGCTTCATCCTCGGCGGCGCGTCGCTGCGTACGCCGGTGGTGCTGGACGGTGTCTCGGCGGGCGCGGCCGCGCTGGTCGCCCGCGCGATCGCGCCCGAGGCCCTGGCGGCGTGCATCGCGGGCCACCGCAGCGCGGAGCCGGGCCACGTGGCGGCACTCAACAAGCTGGGCCTGCGGCCGCTGGTCGACCTGGACCTGAGGCTGGGGGAGGGCACGGGGGCGCTGCTGGCGCTGCCGGTGGTGCAGAGCGCTGCGCGGGCGATGCACGAGGTGGCCACGTTCGACTCGGCGGGCGTCACCGAGAAGTAG